From the Bacteroidales bacterium genome, one window contains:
- a CDS encoding GNAT family N-acetyltransferase produces MIRQVFREHHAPENGTVFSDPTTDDLYGLFRKSGSVLWVAEVNGKAAGCCGIYPTEGLDASCAELVKYYLHESERGKGTGRELMEKCIESARELGYGKLYLESMPHFSKAVRIYKKLGFRTLDKALGNSGHSSCNIWMLLEL; encoded by the coding sequence ATGATCAGGCAGGTTTTCAGGGAGCATCATGCTCCTGAAAACGGGACCGTGTTTTCGGATCCCACCACAGATGATCTTTATGGCCTGTTCCGAAAAAGCGGTTCCGTACTCTGGGTGGCCGAAGTAAATGGTAAAGCTGCCGGATGTTGTGGAATCTACCCTACGGAAGGCCTGGATGCGAGCTGTGCGGAGCTTGTAAAATATTATCTGCATGAATCGGAGAGAGGCAAGGGTACAGGACGGGAGTTGATGGAAAAATGTATTGAATCTGCCAGGGAACTGGGATACGGAAAGCTATATCTTGAGAGCATGCCTCACTTTTCAAAAGCGGTGCGCATTTATAAAAAACTGGGATTCCGCACACTTGATAAAGCGCTGGGGAACTCGGGACACAGCTCCTGTAACATCTGGATGTTGCTGGAACTTTAA
- a CDS encoding class I SAM-dependent methyltransferase, which produces MATNQIKEEIRPITMPGVHSRFLRFFKEQSEPGGLRILDVGAGEGALTQKLHDMGYRMQACDFSPESFKFNPVQCDEVDITLPFPYEDHSFDRVIAVEVTEHILDHENFFREVYRILKPGGKLYVSTPNILSMKSRLRFLFQGFPYGFKPLDMNLHDGMQHVASLSLDQYNYLALKNGFREAEYAIDRKQNTSRWLRIIFSPLMFLSRILKGYSPVHNRKELLLGRLLFMVFRKL; this is translated from the coding sequence ATGGCAACAAATCAGATAAAAGAAGAGATCCGGCCCATCACCATGCCGGGAGTCCATTCAAGATTTTTAAGGTTTTTCAAAGAACAATCTGAACCCGGAGGACTGAGGATCCTGGATGTGGGAGCCGGAGAGGGAGCGCTGACCCAGAAACTGCATGACATGGGTTACCGGATGCAGGCCTGTGACTTTTCACCGGAGTCTTTTAAATTCAATCCGGTACAGTGTGATGAAGTGGATATAACTTTACCCTTCCCTTATGAAGACCATAGCTTTGACCGTGTAATAGCCGTTGAGGTCACAGAGCATATACTGGACCACGAAAACTTTTTCAGAGAAGTTTACCGGATCCTGAAGCCGGGGGGGAAGTTATACGTTTCCACACCCAATATTCTCTCCATGAAATCCAGGTTACGTTTCCTTTTTCAGGGCTTTCCTTATGGCTTCAAACCACTGGATATGAACCTGCACGACGGGATGCAGCATGTCGCATCCCTGAGCCTCGACCAGTATAACTATCTGGCTTTAAAAAACGGCTTCAGGGAGGCCGAATACGCCATCGACCGTAAACAAAACACTTCACGTTGGCTCAGGATCATATTCTCACCGCTGATGTTTCTGAGCAGAATTCTAAAAGGGTACAGCCCTGTACACAACCGCAAGGAATTGCTCCTTGGAAGATTACTGTTTATGGTTTTTCGAAAACTTTAA
- a CDS encoding serine hydrolase produces the protein MSTMKTMNTLLSLLLICIMVSPVSGQLTSREIDKLVEDTMEKFTVAGVAVGVVKDGKILHAKGYGLKSVDTGEKVNEHTSFAIASNSKAFTTAALAILVEEGLLSWQDRVIDHIPEFKMYNDYVTQNFNVQDLLTHRSGLGLGAGDLQKWPAGSDFTIKDMLVNFQHFEPVSAFRTKYDYDNILYLVAGELIKRVSGMPWEVFVKKRIMEPLNMDHSFTLPPGMVNSENLASPHLAEAGKLRTISYYELDPEKINGAAGGVLSNVDDLCRWMLVHLNQGKYGENLEHQLFSEASQLEMWKIHTPIPMKPNERYNPHFSGYGLGWRLSDMNGNMSVSHTGDLSGMLSKTMMIPDLELGVVVLTNSYYGGAGVFQAVSQTIVDSYLGLDDYGWTDRKLASFQSESNKAKVRVEQVWSAVAASNDDHINPSDFTGTYEDKWFGKISIYLQDDQLWFSSLRSPALTGPMFFYKANAFAIKWKNRELDADAFAIFSLDEEGKARRISMKGISPDIDFSYDFQDLDFLRVD, from the coding sequence ATGAGTACCATGAAAACGATGAATACGCTACTATCCTTGCTGCTTATTTGTATAATGGTGAGCCCGGTCTCGGGACAGCTGACCTCCAGAGAAATAGATAAGCTTGTAGAGGATACCATGGAAAAATTTACCGTGGCCGGCGTAGCGGTCGGGGTGGTCAAGGATGGGAAAATTCTCCATGCAAAAGGCTACGGTCTGAAGTCCGTGGATACGGGAGAGAAGGTGAATGAGCACACCTCCTTTGCCATCGCCTCCAACAGCAAGGCCTTTACTACTGCAGCCCTGGCAATTTTAGTCGAGGAAGGCCTGTTATCCTGGCAGGACCGGGTCATTGATCATATCCCCGAGTTTAAAATGTACAATGATTATGTAACGCAGAATTTTAATGTTCAGGATCTTCTGACTCACCGGAGCGGACTGGGCCTGGGAGCCGGCGACCTGCAGAAATGGCCTGCTGGATCTGACTTTACCATAAAGGACATGCTGGTGAATTTTCAGCACTTTGAACCTGTTTCGGCATTTCGCACCAAATATGATTACGACAACATCCTCTACCTGGTGGCAGGCGAACTGATCAAACGGGTAAGCGGAATGCCCTGGGAAGTGTTTGTGAAGAAACGTATCATGGAACCCCTGAACATGGACCACTCCTTCACACTCCCCCCCGGGATGGTTAATTCGGAAAACCTTGCTTCTCCCCACCTGGCAGAAGCGGGCAAGCTGCGAACAATCTCCTATTATGAACTGGATCCCGAAAAAATCAACGGGGCCGCCGGAGGCGTACTTTCCAATGTGGACGATTTGTGCCGCTGGATGCTGGTCCACCTGAACCAGGGAAAATATGGCGAAAACCTGGAGCATCAACTCTTCTCGGAGGCCAGTCAGCTGGAAATGTGGAAGATTCATACCCCCATTCCAATGAAGCCAAATGAGAGGTACAATCCCCATTTCTCGGGCTATGGACTGGGTTGGAGACTGTCGGATATGAATGGGAACATGAGTGTGTCACATACCGGCGATTTGTCCGGGATGCTCTCGAAAACCATGATGATCCCGGATCTGGAACTGGGTGTGGTGGTACTGACCAACTCCTATTACGGAGGCGCAGGAGTTTTCCAGGCAGTCTCTCAGACGATCGTGGATAGCTATCTGGGACTGGACGATTACGGCTGGACCGACCGGAAACTGGCCTCCTTCCAGTCAGAATCCAATAAAGCAAAAGTCCGCGTGGAGCAGGTTTGGAGTGCAGTTGCAGCAAGCAATGACGACCATATAAATCCATCAGACTTTACCGGGACCTATGAAGACAAATGGTTCGGGAAGATCAGCATCTACCTGCAGGATGATCAGCTCTGGTTCAGTTCACTGCGTTCGCCGGCCTTGACCGGCCCCATGTTTTTCTACAAAGCCAATGCCTTTGCGATCAAATGGAAAAACCGGGAGCTGGATGCGGATGCCTTTGCCATCTTTAGTCTGGATGAAGAGGGGAAAGCCCGGCGCATCAGCATGAAAGGTATTTCACCGGATATCGATTTTAGTTACGATTTTCAGGATCTGGACTTTCTAAGGGTCGATTAA
- a CDS encoding Crp/Fnr family transcriptional regulator, whose protein sequence is MKADKLCISCENCNKRSPLFASLSEEELQLLNADRYSVRFHEGEVILKQGTRADYLVSVIEGFAKMYIEGNQNRNLILDFIKPWKLIGGPSAQVRDKHRYSVMAIQETFVCFIDMENIKKVLASNSDFSERIMTHYSGNYLLALDRLVSISQKQMHGRVADALIYLSQEIYNSPVIGEEISRQDIADYSSISKDSAIRVLKEFERDQIILLNGRKIEVRAPDRLSEISDKG, encoded by the coding sequence ATGAAAGCAGATAAATTGTGCATCAGCTGCGAGAATTGTAATAAGAGATCTCCTTTGTTTGCTTCTCTTTCAGAGGAAGAACTGCAGCTGCTTAATGCCGATCGTTATTCTGTTCGCTTTCATGAGGGAGAAGTAATCCTGAAGCAGGGTACCCGTGCCGATTACCTGGTTTCAGTCATCGAAGGGTTCGCCAAAATGTATATTGAAGGAAATCAGAACAGGAATCTGATACTTGATTTTATCAAGCCCTGGAAGCTGATTGGAGGCCCCAGTGCTCAGGTACGGGACAAGCACCGATACAGTGTGATGGCCATACAGGAGACTTTTGTATGTTTCATCGATATGGAGAACATTAAGAAAGTACTGGCCTCCAACAGCGATTTTTCAGAGCGGATAATGACCCATTATTCGGGAAATTACCTTCTGGCATTGGATCGTCTGGTAAGCATCAGTCAGAAACAAATGCACGGAAGGGTAGCAGATGCATTGATTTATCTGAGCCAGGAGATTTATAACAGCCCGGTCATTGGTGAGGAGATTAGCAGGCAGGACATCGCCGACTACTCTTCGATATCAAAGGACAGCGCCATTCGAGTTCTGAAGGAGTTTGAAAGGGATCAGATCATACTTCTGAATGGGCGGAAGATAGAGGTTCGCGCTCCGGACCGGCTGTCTGAAATATCGGACAAGGGTTAA